One genomic region from Bactrocera tryoni isolate S06 chromosome 3, CSIRO_BtryS06_freeze2, whole genome shotgun sequence encodes:
- the LOC120770816 gene encoding putative gustatory receptor 36b has protein sequence MYRITYWLLYGHYCYSLALGTLRFRYDFNSNKAHITPFITYYSAVMNVLALTTLPWTYYTAVCTFLKNERVSRLGLYVFIATKTLRLLAVALVIVYNWQRRRDILKFIRDINHLRCVYFARFPVPFEWQRRFEIKIIKNMLSGILFDALRLIIVLGVHKNQVNVTFIISNVLFSLISNILYLNMNHYYFAMRTIILFGNVLNRQLADIIKSAKSVTRLRDHQRCRKQFKARCLTLSRELDELALVHVQLQSLALRINDILKWQGVGVLLNVFILNISLIHTIYSVLWVGEFTISQYGWVSVLMGIAYLVYTVDMVDFFVTILEHVRVFHKPSIHLELHANLPQMNKEFERSVESFQLQLSTNEYQISLLGLFNFNSECVFSMFASVVANSILIIQFDYQYFQ, from the exons ATGTATCGCATTACTTATTGGCTACTTTATGGTCACTACTGTTACTCGCTCGCTCTGGGTACACTACGTTTTCGTTATGATTTCAATAGCAACAAAGCGCACATCACACCTTTCATCACATATTACAGCGCTGTTATGAATGTGCTGGCTTTAACAACATTGCCTTGGACTTACTACACAGCTGTATGCACATTTCTGAAAAACGAGCGTGTGAGCCGCCTGGGTCTCTATGTCTTCATAGCGACCAAAACACTGCGTTTACTGGCTGTGGCGCTGGTCATCGTCTACAATTGGCAGCGGCGTCGTGATATCTTGAAGTTTATACGGGATATTAACCATTTGCGTTGCGTTTACTTCGCACGCTTTCCAGTACCGTTCGAGTGGCAACGACGCTTCGAAATAAAgatcataaaaaatatgctcTCTGGTATACTCTTCGATGCCTTAAGGCTCATCATAGTGCTTGGTGTTCATAAAAATCAGGTGAACGTGACCTTCATTATCAGCAACGTGTTGTTCTCTCTCATCTCCAATATTCTCTATTTGAATATGAATCACTACTATTTTGCCATGCGAACCATTATACTCTTCGGGAATGTGTTAAATCGCCAATTAGCCGATATTATTAAATCTGCGAAATCCGTGACACGACTACGAGATCATCAGCGCTGCCGAAAGCAATTCAAGGCGCGCTGTCTCACATTAAGCCGCGAGCTGGACGAATTGGCGTTGGTGCATGTACAGCTGCAGAGCTTGGCCTTACGCATAAATGACATATTGAAATGGCAAGGTGTGGGCGTACTGCTCAATGtgttcattttaaatatttctttaatacaCACCATTTATTCGGTGTTGTGGGTCGGTGAGTTCACAATCAGTCAATATGGCTGGGTGTCTGTATTGATGGGCATCGCATATCTGGTCTACACTGTGGACATGGTGGATTTTTTTGTTACGATACTCGAGCACGTGCGTGTGTTTCACAAGCCTTCTATACATTTGGAGCTGCATGCTAACCTGCCGCAGATGAACAAGGAGTTCGAACGAAGT GTAGAGAGCTTTCAGCTGCAGCTGTCGACTAACGAATATCAAATAAGCTTATTGGGTTTATTCAATTTCAACAGCGAATGTGTGTTCTCAATGTTTGCTTCGGTGGTGGCTAACTCTATTTTAATTATACAATTTGACTATCAATATTTCCAGTAA
- the LOC120770817 gene encoding gustatory receptor for bitter taste 93a-like, translating into MLAIFLGLTRFRIDFKAQRVVKSRHVARFVICVNIAYLLAWPVFYFYEAMYTSSQFEENLVFLTESANMFISIVAAALSVLMRGRRERIHLELAETIIALDRRHFQNMCAGQRSVTHRSDHLLYFKMFTLCLQTVVPFYDWLTVSDTLDVPAFLQTFYYAYSQSILAMALFMYYHWLWVLRKRFCLLNLTVLGLLRRLQQMPIGRTQQRSVLEATAILLKISQVHALLNRLLSHLNRDYKVQILAVLLKNVIECISFGYYLTLGLSGSMDWEFDVDTLLFFSYAAILFVDMNSVYWISHMITDAQQQMSDIMRRFQVLPSLGDEFDQQCELFVMQLTGQHMDIKLAGMFQMNRERALAFWTYALTQIIVLVQFDIGLQLQPSTDNAVLNRLDKLFRVNDDEE; encoded by the exons ATGCTCGCGATATTCTTGGGCCTAACACGGTTTCGCATCGACTTCAAAGCACAGCGCGTGGTTAAATCCCGGCACGTTGCGCGTTTTGTGATTTGCGTAAATATTGCCTACTTGTTGGCCTGGCCGGTTTTCTACTTTTATGAGGCCATGTATACTTCTTCACAATTCGAAGAAAATTTGGTTTTCCTCACAGAATCGGCGAATATGTTCATTAGTATCGTTGCCGCCGCACTGTCGGTGCTAATGCGTGGTCGGCGAGAGCGCATACATTTAGAATTGGCCGAAACAATTATTGCACTGGACCGACGACACTTTCAGAATATGTGTGCTGGCCAAAGATCGGTGACTCATCGATCGGATCATCTGCTGTACTTTAAAATGTTTACACTATGCCTGCAGACCGTTGTCCCGTTTTACGATTGGCTGACAGTCAGCGATACGTTGGATGTTCCTGCGTTTCTGCAGACCTTCTACTATGCCTACTCGCAAAGCATACTGGCGATGGCCCTCTTCATGTACTACCACTGGTTGTGGGTGCTGCGGAAGCGCTTCTGTTTGCTCAACTTGACTGTGCTTGGTTTGCTGCGCCGGCTGCAGCAAATGCCTATTGGACGTACGCAACAGCGTTCGGTTCTAGAAGCTACCGCCATTTTGCTTAAAATATCGCAAGTACATGCGCTTCTAAATAGGCTGCTGTCGCATCTAAACAGGGATTACAAAGTGCAGATTTTGGCTGTGCTGCTAAAGAATGTGATTGAGTGCATTTCGTTTGGGTATTATTTGACTTTGGGGTTGAGTGGCTCGATGGATTGGGAGTTCGATGTGGACACTTTATTGTTCTTTTCATATGCAGCCATATTGTTCGTTGACATGAATTCGGTTTACTGGATTTCGCATATGATTACAGACGCACAGCAGCAAATGTCGGATATAATGCGACGTTTCCAGGTGTTACCCTCACTAGGCGACGAATTCGATCAACAG TGTGAGCTCTTTGTCATGCAGCTGACGGGTCAGCACATGGACATCAAGCTGGCTGGTATGTTTCAAATGAATCGTGAAAGAGCGCTGGCGTTTTGGACGTATGCGTTGACTCAGATAATTGTACTGGTACAATTCGATATTGGTTTGCAATTACAACCATCGACGGACAATGCAGTCTTGAACAGATTAGATAAATTATTTCGTGTCAACGATGATGAAGAATAA